A single window of Synechococcus sp. C9 DNA harbors:
- a CDS encoding response regulator transcription factor → MSLLLVEDDRELSEPLTALLAQQGYQVEWVNDGQTAYTLAMQNNYELLILDWMLPGLDGLTLCQRLRQQGLATPVLFLTARDSLTDRVQGLDAGADDYLVKPFAFAELAARVRALLRRPLAGTTPTRLQVGTLVLEPEQRLAYRGARQIVLSEKETQLLMLLMQHPGQILSHAQLLAGLWPGESQADRNLLAAQVRLLRRKLECPPEPPLIQTLYGRGYGLIPS, encoded by the coding sequence ATGTCCCTGCTGTTGGTGGAAGATGACCGGGAATTGAGCGAACCCCTCACCGCACTCCTGGCGCAACAGGGGTATCAGGTGGAATGGGTCAATGATGGGCAAACCGCCTATACGTTGGCAATGCAAAATAATTATGAATTACTGATTTTGGATTGGATGTTACCGGGTTTGGACGGGTTAACGCTTTGTCAACGGTTGCGACAGCAGGGTTTGGCGACCCCGGTCTTATTTTTAACCGCCCGGGACAGTCTCACCGACCGGGTGCAGGGGTTGGATGCGGGGGCGGATGATTATTTGGTCAAGCCTTTTGCGTTTGCGGAATTGGCGGCGCGGGTGCGGGCGTTACTGCGGCGACCTTTGGCGGGCACCACCCCGACCCGTTTGCAGGTGGGCACCCTGGTTTTGGAGCCAGAACAACGTCTTGCCTATCGGGGAGCGCGGCAAATTGTTTTATCGGAAAAAGAGACCCAACTTTTGATGCTGTTGATGCAACATCCGGGGCAAATTTTGTCCCATGCTCAGCTATTGGCGGGGCTATGGCCGGGGGAATCCCAGGCGGATCGCAATCTTTTGGCGGCGCAGGTGCGGCTGTTGCGGCGAAAATTGGAATGCCCCCCGGAACCGCCCTTGATTCAAACGTTGTATGGACGGGGCTATGGGCTGATCCCCTCCTAA
- a CDS encoding DnaJ C-terminal domain-containing protein, whose amino-acid sequence MRNFRNYYQILGVDRNASLAEIKRAYRQLARRYHPDLNPGDKTAEEQFKIIGEAYQVLSDSQKRAEYNRFGQYWQQKGFQGEAPPRPSPDFDYSRFLDFQDFLDQLLTRFTRRSEPRPEPWESPGDIEARLNLSLQQAYKGGRHRLSLGERTLEINLPPGMVTGQRIRLKKQGDNGGDLYLNIQVTPDEHLRLQGDDIYCTLPITPSEAILGAHVQVPTLDGPVKMVIPPRVQNHQRLRLPGRGYLREDQTRGDQIVELLIQVPTELSPQELQLYEQIRQIERFNPRQPTTPTSL is encoded by the coding sequence ATGCGTAATTTCCGCAATTATTACCAAATCCTGGGGGTGGACCGCAACGCCAGCCTCGCCGAAATCAAACGCGCCTACCGCCAACTCGCCCGCCGCTACCACCCGGACCTCAACCCCGGCGACAAAACCGCCGAAGAACAATTCAAAATCATCGGCGAAGCCTACCAAGTCCTCTCCGACAGCCAAAAACGGGCGGAATACAACCGGTTTGGGCAATACTGGCAACAAAAAGGCTTCCAGGGCGAAGCCCCCCCCCGCCCCAGCCCGGACTTTGACTACAGCCGCTTCCTGGACTTCCAGGACTTTTTAGACCAACTCCTGACCCGCTTTACCCGCCGCAGTGAACCCCGCCCCGAACCCTGGGAATCCCCCGGCGACATCGAAGCCCGCCTGAATTTATCCCTCCAGCAAGCCTACAAAGGGGGTCGGCATCGGCTCAGCCTGGGGGAACGCACCCTGGAAATCAACCTCCCCCCCGGCATGGTCACGGGTCAACGCATCCGCCTGAAAAAACAAGGGGACAACGGCGGCGACCTGTACCTAAATATCCAAGTGACCCCCGACGAACACCTGCGCCTGCAAGGGGATGACATCTACTGCACCCTGCCCATCACCCCCAGCGAAGCCATCCTCGGTGCCCACGTCCAAGTCCCCACCCTGGACGGTCCCGTGAAAATGGTCATCCCCCCCCGGGTGCAAAACCACCAACGCCTGCGCCTGCCCGGTCGGGGCTACCTGCGGGAAGACCAAACCCGGGGCGACCAAATCGTAGAACTCCTGATCCAAGTCCCCACCGAACTCAGCCCCCAAGAACTGCAACTGTATGAACAAATTCGCCAAATCGAACGCTTTAATCCCCGCCAACCAACCACCCCGACTTCGTTATAA
- the dnaK gene encoding molecular chaperone DnaK, whose translation MTSVVGIDLGTTNSVVAVMEGGKPVVLPNSEGSRTTPSVVGFSREGERLVGQLARRQAVLDPKNTFYGVKRLMGMTYDELPAVARRVPYTIRRGERNRVEVVCPRMEQVYAPEELSAMILRKLADDAEQVLGRPVTDVVITVPAYFNDAQRQATRDAGRLAGLEVKRILNEPTAAALAYGLDKKEEQTILVFDLGGGTFDVSILEISQGVFEVRATSGDTQLGGVDFDQRLVNWLAEQFQKETGIDLRRERQAFQRLLEAAEKAKIELSSVKSTLVNLPFITATEEGPQHLETELSRSTFESLCGDLLDRLRLPVDQALSDSGLAPQDIDAVLLVGGATRMPMVRQLVRELLHQEPCQGVNPEEVVAVGAAIQGAVLAGELRDVLLLDVTPLSLGLETAGGMMKTLIPRNTPVPVRRSDTFSTAEDNQSAVEIHILQGERPLASGNKSLGRFRLTGIPPAPKGLPQVQVAFDIDANGILQVTAQDRQTGRQHTVTVQDAASLTQAEVQKMLAEAERAAPMDQAQKQRVEQYHKAEALIQRAERQLRQVTLDYGFLFVRERRQKIEQLIQALRRSLAANDFVKVDRLSSRLQEQLTELLALVRQQQQEDEVPWFSPPWSRLDDNPPRRREWDDENW comes from the coding sequence ATGACCAGCGTGGTGGGAATTGACCTGGGAACAACGAATTCGGTAGTGGCGGTGATGGAAGGGGGCAAACCCGTGGTACTCCCCAACAGTGAAGGGAGTCGCACCACGCCGAGTGTGGTGGGATTTTCCCGGGAAGGGGAGCGGCTGGTGGGGCAGTTGGCACGCAGACAGGCGGTACTGGACCCCAAAAATACGTTTTATGGGGTGAAACGGTTGATGGGGATGACCTACGATGAATTGCCAGCGGTGGCACGGCGGGTGCCCTACACGATTCGACGGGGGGAGCGCAACCGGGTAGAGGTGGTTTGTCCCCGCATGGAGCAGGTATATGCCCCGGAGGAATTGTCGGCAATGATTTTGCGGAAATTGGCGGATGATGCGGAGCAGGTGTTGGGGCGACCGGTGACGGATGTGGTGATCACGGTACCCGCCTATTTTAATGATGCCCAGCGGCAGGCCACCCGGGATGCGGGGCGGTTGGCGGGGTTGGAGGTGAAACGGATTTTGAATGAACCCACCGCCGCGGCTTTGGCCTATGGGTTGGATAAAAAAGAGGAACAAACCATCCTGGTCTTTGATTTGGGGGGCGGCACGTTTGATGTGTCCATCCTGGAAATTAGCCAAGGGGTCTTTGAGGTGCGGGCGACCAGCGGGGATACCCAGTTGGGGGGGGTGGATTTTGACCAGCGGCTGGTGAATTGGCTGGCGGAGCAATTTCAAAAGGAGACGGGCATTGACCTGCGCCGGGAACGGCAGGCGTTTCAACGGTTATTGGAAGCCGCCGAAAAGGCCAAAATTGAACTTTCCAGTGTGAAAAGCACCCTGGTCAATTTGCCGTTTATTACCGCCACCGAGGAGGGCCCCCAGCATTTGGAAACGGAATTGAGCCGCAGTACGTTTGAATCCCTCTGTGGGGATTTGCTGGACCGCCTGCGCCTGCCGGTGGATCAAGCCCTCAGCGACAGCGGTTTGGCCCCCCAGGATATTGATGCGGTGCTGTTGGTGGGGGGGGCGACCCGGATGCCGATGGTGCGCCAGTTGGTACGGGAACTCCTGCATCAGGAACCCTGCCAGGGGGTGAACCCGGAGGAGGTGGTGGCGGTGGGGGCGGCCATTCAAGGGGCAGTGCTGGCGGGGGAACTGCGGGATGTCCTGCTGTTGGATGTCACCCCCCTATCCCTGGGTTTGGAAACCGCCGGGGGGATGATGAAAACCCTGATTCCCCGCAATACACCGGTGCCGGTGCGCCGCTCGGATACCTTTTCTACCGCTGAGGACAACCAAAGTGCGGTGGAAATTCACATCCTCCAGGGGGAACGTCCCCTCGCCAGCGGCAATAAATCCCTGGGGCGGTTCCGGTTGACCGGCATTCCCCCCGCGCCCAAGGGGCTACCCCAGGTGCAGGTAGCGTTTGACATTGATGCCAACGGCATTTTGCAGGTCACGGCGCAAGACCGGCAGACTGGGCGGCAACATACGGTGACGGTGCAGGATGCCGCCAGTTTGACCCAGGCGGAGGTACAAAAAATGCTGGCGGAAGCCGAACGGGCCGCCCCAATGGACCAAGCCCAAAAACAACGGGTGGAGCAATACCACAAGGCGGAAGCCCTGATTCAACGGGCGGAACGGCAACTGCGGCAGGTGACCCTGGACTACGGTTTTCTATTTGTGCGGGAACGCCGTCAGAAAATCGAACAACTGATCCAAGCCCTGCGCCGGAGTTTAGCCGCCAACGATTTTGTCAAAGTGGATCGCCTCAGCAGTCGCCTGCAAGAACAACTGACGGAACTGCTCGCCCTCGTCCGGCAACAACAGCAGGAAGACGAAGTGCCCTGGTTCTCCCCCCCCTGGAGCCGCCTGGATGACAACCCGCCCCGTCGCCGGGAATGGGACGATGAAAACTGGTAA
- a CDS encoding Uma2 family endonuclease: MQSLTNTKQLTVEEFLTLPTGDITYELVEGKAVPKDKPMSPQRFHASLQKCLLWILDGWCRGKGDVYTELAVQLQRQGDVWVPVPDLTYVSFERWPEQLTSDGLCPVAPELVVEIISPTQGFGEMAQKAGDYLEAGILRVWIVDAVAKSITVFYPDRRPHTFTKSQRMTDDLFPDLVIIPEDIFAQARIP; encoded by the coding sequence ATGCAATCTCTCACCAATACCAAGCAGTTAACCGTTGAGGAATTTCTCACCCTTCCCACTGGCGATATCACCTATGAGTTAGTAGAGGGAAAAGCGGTACCCAAGGATAAACCGATGTCACCCCAGCGTTTTCATGCCTCTTTACAGAAATGCTTGCTGTGGATTTTGGATGGGTGGTGCCGAGGGAAGGGAGATGTTTATACAGAATTAGCGGTGCAACTCCAACGCCAGGGGGATGTGTGGGTGCCTGTACCGGATTTAACCTATGTTTCTTTTGAGCGTTGGCCGGAGCAATTAACCAGTGATGGCCTTTGTCCAGTCGCCCCTGAATTGGTGGTTGAAATTATTTCTCCGACCCAAGGTTTTGGGGAAATGGCACAAAAAGCGGGCGATTATTTAGAGGCTGGGATTCTGCGGGTATGGATCGTTGATGCGGTCGCCAAAAGTATCACCGTGTTTTACCCCGACCGCCGCCCCCACACATTTACCAAATCCCAAAGGATGACAGATGATTTATTCCCAGACTTGGTGATCATTCCCGAAGATATATTTGCCCAGGCACGCATTCCCTAA
- a CDS encoding transporter substrate-binding domain-containing protein, translated as MWNYLCCLLVVVFGWGILGIDPALALAPDIQAIQQRGILRVAMLGQDNPPFFAQDAQGRLTGVDVDLARNLAATLGVKPEFIRTAQTFDQVAELVYTNQADVAISKLTVTLGRATRGLFSQPYLVMRDALLLNRLQLAQQGLQNQDALVNYIRQFSGRLGVITETAHARIARRRFPQAQIIEYPHWRDVVTAVEQGAVIAAFRDELEVRQLVLNQPKLALYLKTAVVSDSRNLRAVLLPWNSYNLRDLVNQYLTLEYGTLTTEKLLAEPG; from the coding sequence ATGTGGAACTATCTCTGTTGCCTATTGGTGGTGGTGTTCGGATGGGGCATCCTGGGGATTGACCCGGCTTTAGCCTTAGCACCGGATATTCAAGCCATCCAACAGCGGGGTATCCTACGGGTGGCGATGCTCGGACAGGACAACCCCCCCTTTTTTGCCCAGGATGCTCAAGGGCGACTGACGGGTGTGGATGTGGATTTAGCCCGAAATTTAGCGGCCACCCTGGGGGTAAAACCCGAATTTATCCGCACGGCGCAGACCTTTGACCAGGTAGCGGAACTGGTGTACACCAACCAGGCGGATGTGGCGATTTCCAAACTGACCGTTACCCTCGGACGTGCCACGAGGGGTTTATTTTCCCAACCCTACCTGGTGATGCGGGATGCCCTCCTACTCAATCGTTTGCAACTGGCGCAACAGGGACTCCAAAATCAGGATGCCTTGGTGAACTACATTCGGCAATTTTCAGGGCGGTTGGGAGTGATTACCGAGACAGCCCACGCTCGCATTGCCCGTCGTCGGTTTCCCCAGGCGCAGATCATCGAATATCCCCACTGGCGGGATGTGGTGACAGCCGTAGAACAGGGTGCAGTTATCGCGGCATTTCGGGATGAATTAGAAGTGCGTCAGTTGGTCTTAAATCAACCGAAATTAGCCCTCTATTTGAAAACAGCGGTGGTGAGTGATAGCCGCAATCTGCGGGCGGTACTTTTGCCTTGGAATAGCTACAATTTACGGGATTTGGTGAATCAATATCTAACTTTAGAGTATGGGACATTAACAACGGAAAAGTTATTAGCAGAACCCGGTTAA
- a CDS encoding NAD(+) kinase, which yields MQLQQVIITYKANDPESKRWATRCEQELTARGVRVLVGPSGPKDNPYPVFLASAHQGIDLAMVLGGDGTALGAARHLAGEGIPLLAVNIGGRLGFLTEPAEVLYDTQTVWERLAQDRYAVQKRMMVQAQLFQGNQRPGEPTSEVFWALNEMAVKPASVERLPTCVLEIEIDGELIDQYQGDGLIVATPTGSTSYTLSAGGAIMHPGMEALSVVPICPLSLSSRPLILPPAFVVSIWPLQDRELSTKLWMDGVLATSIWPGQRVDVRRAQKDAQFIILRENYSYYRTLREKLQWAGALVPYPNNHRVWS from the coding sequence GTGCAGTTACAGCAGGTCATTATCACCTACAAGGCCAACGACCCGGAGAGTAAACGCTGGGCGACTCGCTGTGAGCAGGAATTGACCGCTCGGGGGGTGCGGGTGTTGGTGGGGCCGAGTGGACCGAAGGACAACCCCTACCCGGTGTTTTTGGCTTCGGCGCATCAGGGGATTGATTTGGCGATGGTGCTGGGGGGGGATGGGACGGCCTTGGGGGCGGCACGGCATCTGGCCGGGGAGGGGATTCCCCTGTTGGCGGTGAACATCGGCGGGCGGTTGGGGTTTCTCACGGAACCGGCGGAGGTACTCTACGACACCCAGACCGTCTGGGAGCGGTTGGCGCAGGATCGCTATGCGGTGCAAAAACGGATGATGGTGCAGGCGCAACTGTTTCAGGGCAATCAACGACCAGGGGAACCCACCAGCGAGGTGTTTTGGGCGTTGAATGAAATGGCGGTGAAACCGGCGAGTGTGGAACGGCTCCCCACCTGCGTTCTGGAAATTGAAATTGACGGGGAACTCATTGACCAGTACCAGGGGGATGGGTTGATCGTGGCCACCCCTACGGGTTCCACCTCCTATACCCTCTCGGCGGGCGGGGCAATTATGCACCCAGGGATGGAGGCCCTTTCCGTCGTGCCCATCTGTCCCTTGAGTTTATCCAGCCGCCCCTTGATTTTGCCCCCGGCGTTTGTGGTCAGCATTTGGCCCTTGCAGGACCGGGAGTTGAGTACCAAACTGTGGATGGATGGGGTACTGGCCACCAGCATTTGGCCGGGACAACGGGTGGACGTGCGGCGGGCCCAGAAGGATGCCCAATTTATCATCCTGCGGGAAAATTACTCCTACTACCGCACCCTCCGGGAAAAGTTGCAGTGGGCGGGGGCATTGGTGCCCTATCCCAATAACCACCGGGTCTGGTCCTAA
- a CDS encoding NAD-dependent malic enzyme — protein MTSLTPSPSFSLTVRLEIPNRAGQLATILQAIGEVGGNLGPINLVDQTRHMAVREITIEATSPEHEERIIQTLKGLPQVRVLSVDDRTFKLHQGGKIHLQSKIPLKNRADLAMAYTPGVGRVCSEIAQNPDQVYRLTIKQNCVAIVTDGSAVLGLGNLGAAAALPVMEGKAMLFKEFAGIDAFPICLATQDTDAIVNTVKYLAPVFGGVNLEDISAPRCFEIEQRLQQELDIPVFHDDQHGTAVVTLAALLNALRWVGKSLERVRVVINGAGAAGLAVASLLQRAGAQGLILCDSQGIVSTSRFDLHPTKASFAVEQTGTLADALVDADVFLGLSVPGAVTPEMVMRMAPDPVVFAMANPVPEIQPELVEDKVAVMATGRSDYPNQINNVLAFPGIFRGALDSRVRHLTPDLYLAAARAIASLVAPQELQREYIIPSVFDSRVVQAVAQSVSQCARECGLTQS, from the coding sequence ATGACCAGCCTTACCCCCAGTCCCAGCTTCAGTCTGACCGTGCGCCTGGAAATTCCCAACCGGGCGGGGCAGTTGGCCACCATTTTGCAGGCGATTGGGGAGGTCGGCGGCAACCTCGGCCCGATTAACCTGGTGGACCAGACCCGGCACATGGCGGTGCGGGAAATTACCATTGAGGCCACCAGCCCGGAACACGAAGAACGGATCATTCAAACCCTCAAGGGGTTGCCCCAGGTGCGGGTGCTGAGCGTGGACGACCGTACCTTCAAGCTCCACCAGGGGGGCAAAATTCATTTGCAAAGCAAAATTCCGCTGAAAAATCGGGCGGATTTGGCGATGGCCTACACCCCCGGCGTGGGACGGGTATGCAGTGAAATTGCCCAAAATCCCGACCAGGTGTACCGCTTGACGATCAAACAAAACTGTGTGGCGATTGTCACCGATGGCAGTGCGGTATTGGGGCTGGGGAATCTGGGGGCGGCCGCCGCTTTGCCGGTGATGGAAGGGAAAGCCATGCTGTTTAAGGAATTTGCGGGCATTGATGCCTTTCCGATTTGCCTGGCCACCCAGGATACGGATGCGATTGTCAATACGGTGAAATACCTGGCACCCGTATTTGGCGGGGTGAATTTAGAAGATATTAGTGCGCCCCGCTGTTTTGAAATCGAACAGCGACTGCAACAGGAATTGGATATTCCGGTCTTTCACGATGACCAACATGGCACGGCGGTGGTCACCCTGGCGGCTTTGCTGAATGCCCTGCGCTGGGTCGGCAAATCCCTGGAACGGGTGCGGGTGGTGATCAATGGCGCCGGAGCCGCCGGTTTAGCAGTGGCCAGCCTCTTGCAACGGGCGGGTGCCCAGGGGTTAATTCTGTGCGATTCGCAAGGCATTGTCAGTACCAGCCGTTTCGACCTCCACCCCACCAAAGCCAGCTTTGCCGTTGAGCAAACCGGTACCTTGGCCGATGCCCTCGTGGATGCGGATGTGTTTCTGGGCTTGAGTGTCCCCGGTGCGGTCACCCCGGAAATGGTGATGCGGATGGCCCCCGACCCGGTGGTGTTTGCTATGGCCAACCCGGTGCCGGAAATCCAACCGGAATTGGTGGAAGACAAGGTAGCCGTCATGGCGACTGGACGCAGTGACTACCCCAATCAGATTAACAATGTGCTGGCCTTTCCCGGCATTTTCCGGGGGGCATTAGACAGCCGGGTACGCCATCTCACCCCTGACTTGTATCTGGCCGCCGCCCGTGCCATCGCCAGTTTGGTCGCCCCCCAAGAATTACAACGGGAGTACATTATCCCTTCCGTATTTGATTCACGGGTGGTGCAGGCCGTTGCCCAGTCCGTGAGCCAGTGCGCCCGGGAATGCGGCTTGACCCAGTCCTAG
- the rpmI gene encoding 50S ribosomal protein L35, with the protein MAKTKLKTRKAAAKRFQVTGSGKILRRKAMRNHLLQKKSSIRKQRLAHKVEVNERDLENIRLMLAS; encoded by the coding sequence ATGGCAAAAACCAAACTCAAAACCCGTAAAGCGGCGGCTAAACGGTTCCAGGTGACGGGAAGCGGCAAAATCCTGCGGCGCAAAGCGATGCGTAACCACCTTTTGCAAAAAAAATCCAGCATCCGCAAGCAACGGCTGGCCCACAAGGTGGAAGTGAACGAGCGGGATTTGGAAAATATCCGGTTAATGCTGGCGAGTTAG
- the rplT gene encoding 50S ribosomal protein L20: protein MRVKRGNVARQRRKKILKLAKGFRGAASLLFRTANQRVMKALRNAYRHRREKKRDFRQLWIARINAAARTEGLSYSQLIGQLAKAKITLNRKMLAQMSIFDPDTFAQIAQVAKTNPS, encoded by the coding sequence ATGCGAGTCAAACGGGGTAATGTCGCCCGCCAACGGCGCAAGAAAATCTTAAAACTGGCGAAGGGGTTTCGGGGAGCGGCATCTCTGCTGTTTCGCACCGCCAACCAACGGGTGATGAAAGCCCTGCGGAACGCCTACCGGCACCGACGGGAGAAAAAACGGGATTTTCGCCAACTATGGATCGCCCGGATCAACGCTGCCGCCCGCACGGAAGGCCTATCCTACAGCCAACTGATCGGCCAACTGGCCAAGGCGAAGATCACCCTCAACCGTAAAATGTTGGCGCAGATGAGTATTTTTGACCCGGACACCTTTGCCCAAATTGCCCAAGTGGCGAAAACCAACCCCAGCTAA
- the sigC gene encoding RNA polymerase sigma factor SigC — MSLDQVELSEVPSASPSGTQDLVRLYLQEIGRVELLSREEEVAEAQRVQRYVQLLEFAQGVAQGRHTATPAQQALMQRYWQLRQLRDHLTAQYGHRPTPQQWAQAAGIPAAHLKQTLTQARSLWADLAGLTPEALGQIEQEGLRAKNHMIEANLRLVVSVAKKYQNRGLELLDLIQEGTLGLERAVDKFDPTKGYRFSTYAYWWIRQGITRAIATQSRTIRLPVHVIEKLNKLKKAQRQAAQVQGHTPSLREIAQEMNMTPEQVRELLACIPRAVSLETRVGRERDTELGELLEAAEVSPEDQLVSESLHQDLLELMNDLTLRERDVITMRYGLGDGHVYSLAEIGRALNLSRERVRQIESKAMQKLRQPKRRNRMRGYLDSLN, encoded by the coding sequence ATGAGCCTAGACCAGGTAGAACTCAGCGAGGTGCCCTCAGCCTCCCCCAGCGGAACGCAGGATTTAGTCCGGCTGTATTTGCAAGAGATTGGCCGGGTGGAACTCCTCAGTCGGGAGGAGGAAGTCGCCGAAGCCCAGCGGGTACAGCGATACGTGCAATTGCTGGAATTTGCCCAGGGGGTGGCCCAGGGCAGGCATACGGCTACCCCGGCGCAACAGGCGCTTATGCAGAGGTATTGGCAACTCAGGCAACTGCGGGATCACCTCACTGCCCAGTATGGCCATCGCCCCACCCCGCAACAATGGGCACAGGCGGCGGGCATCCCGGCGGCGCATCTTAAACAAACCCTGACCCAGGCACGCAGTTTGTGGGCAGACTTGGCGGGTTTGACCCCGGAAGCCTTGGGACAAATTGAACAGGAGGGGTTACGGGCGAAAAACCACATGATTGAGGCGAATTTGCGCCTGGTGGTCTCGGTGGCGAAAAAATACCAAAACCGGGGTTTGGAACTGTTGGATTTAATCCAGGAGGGCACCCTGGGGCTAGAACGGGCGGTGGATAAGTTTGACCCCACCAAGGGCTATCGTTTCAGCACCTACGCCTACTGGTGGATACGCCAGGGGATTACCCGTGCCATTGCCACCCAGTCCCGCACCATCCGTCTGCCGGTACACGTGATTGAAAAGTTAAATAAATTAAAAAAAGCCCAACGGCAGGCCGCCCAAGTCCAGGGACACACCCCCAGCCTGCGGGAAATTGCCCAGGAGATGAACATGACCCCGGAACAGGTGCGGGAATTGCTGGCCTGTATTCCCCGGGCGGTCTCCCTGGAAACCCGGGTGGGACGGGAGCGGGATACGGAACTGGGGGAATTGCTGGAAGCCGCCGAGGTATCCCCAGAAGACCAGTTGGTCAGCGAATCCCTGCACCAGGACTTACTGGAATTGATGAATGACTTAACCCTGCGGGAACGGGATGTGATCACGATGCGCTACGGTCTGGGGGACGGTCATGTGTATTCCCTGGCGGAAATTGGCCGTGCCTTGAATTTATCCCGGGAGCGGGTGCGGCAAATTGAATCCAAAGCCATGCAAAAGTTACGGCAACCCAAACGGCGCAATCGGATGCGGGGGTACCTAGACTCCCTCAACTGA
- the murA gene encoding UDP-N-acetylglucosamine 1-carboxyvinyltransferase — translation MTSQVGELLKADAVLRIRGGVPLRGEVAVNGAKNSALAIMAGALLCSQECRIRNVPNLVDVHRMGQVLTALGVKVRYDRGALDLDVTHLHRSLAPYEVVSQLRASFFVIGPLLARLGVARVPMPGGCAIGARPVELHVRGLQALGAVVQIEHGMVHAYARKLKGASIYLDYPSVGATETLMMAATLAEGETVIENAAQEPEVVDLANFCRTMGAKIRGAGTKTITVVGVPRLHSTEYSIIPDRIEAGTFMVAAAITRSEVWITPVIPEHVTPVIAKLNEIGFQVTVEAPNAVRVQPGAGVYVGTDIETLPFPGFPTDMQAQFMALLTLSEGSSVVTETVFENRLRHVAELQRLGANIRVKGNHAVIQGVPFLSGAPVTATDLRASAALVLAGLAAQGETVISGLHHLDRGYERLEEKLRGLGADLVRVAA, via the coding sequence ATGACCAGCCAGGTTGGGGAATTGCTCAAGGCGGATGCGGTTCTGCGTATCCGGGGGGGTGTGCCTCTGCGGGGGGAAGTGGCGGTGAATGGGGCGAAAAATTCTGCCCTGGCGATTATGGCGGGGGCGTTGCTGTGTTCCCAGGAATGCCGGATTCGCAATGTGCCCAACTTGGTGGATGTGCATCGCATGGGGCAGGTGTTGACCGCCCTGGGGGTGAAGGTGCGTTATGACCGGGGGGCGTTGGATTTGGATGTGACCCATTTACACCGTTCGCTGGCGCCCTACGAGGTTGTCAGCCAATTGCGGGCGAGTTTTTTTGTGATTGGTCCCCTGCTCGCCCGGTTGGGGGTGGCGCGGGTGCCGATGCCGGGGGGCTGTGCGATTGGGGCGCGCCCGGTGGAACTGCACGTGCGGGGGTTGCAGGCGCTGGGGGCGGTGGTGCAGATTGAACATGGGATGGTGCACGCCTATGCCCGCAAGTTGAAAGGGGCAAGTATCTATCTGGATTACCCCAGTGTGGGGGCGACGGAAACCCTGATGATGGCGGCGACGTTGGCGGAGGGGGAAACGGTGATCGAAAATGCCGCCCAGGAGCCGGAGGTGGTGGATTTGGCGAATTTCTGCCGCACTATGGGGGCGAAAATCCGGGGGGCGGGCACCAAAACGATTACGGTGGTGGGGGTACCCCGTTTGCACAGTACCGAGTACAGCATTATTCCTGACCGGATCGAGGCGGGGACGTTTATGGTGGCGGCGGCGATTACCCGTTCGGAGGTGTGGATTACGCCGGTGATTCCTGAGCATGTGACCCCGGTGATTGCCAAATTGAACGAGATTGGTTTTCAGGTGACGGTGGAAGCTCCCAATGCGGTGCGGGTGCAACCAGGGGCGGGGGTGTATGTGGGCACGGATATTGAAACTCTGCCTTTTCCCGGCTTTCCGACGGATATGCAGGCGCAGTTTATGGCTCTATTGACCCTGAGTGAGGGGAGCAGTGTGGTGACGGAAACCGTGTTTGAGAATCGCCTGCGCCATGTGGCGGAATTGCAACGGTTGGGGGCGAATATCCGGGTGAAGGGCAACCATGCGGTGATCCAGGGGGTGCCATTTCTCTCCGGGGCACCGGTGACGGCGACGGATTTACGGGCTTCGGCGGCGTTGGTGTTGGCGGGGTTGGCGGCGCAGGGGGAAACGGTGATCAGCGGATTGCACCATCTGGATCGGGGTTATGAACGGTTGGAGGAAAAATTGCGGGGGTTGGGGGCGGATTTGGTACGGGTGGCGGCTTGA